The Deltaproteobacteria bacterium genome window below encodes:
- a CDS encoding SpoVR family protein yields the protein MAPLPPYLRELQIEIQGYADAYGLSYFPQVFEMVDYRQMCEIASYGGFPVRYPHWRFGMEYDHMVKSHTYGLSKIYELVINTDPCYAYLLEGNSQVDQKLVMAHVYGHNDFFRNNQYFSRTDRRMIDLMANNAARVRRYMDRHGVNTVESFIDNCLSLDNLIDPWLAYRDPRPRAAEPTPEVHDDDRVRLQNQRTYLEDYINPPEFVAEQRQRQREKREEAKRKNPLQPERDVLGFLMQFAPLESWEADVLGILREEAYYFLPQMQTKIMNEGWASYWHSRIMTEKALRDDEVIDYADVVSGVFASAPGQLNPYKLGVELYRDIERRWDQGKFGPEWERCDRLDERTGWDKRLGLGKAKIFEVRRLYNDVTFIDEFFTMDFAREQKYFTFQENRRTGRLEIESREFDQIKQRLLGALTNFGQPFIYVVDSNYLNRGELLLGHRHEGTDLKLDYARDTLRAVERVWRRPVALLTVIDDKPKRIRFDGSEIGIAEEPEAFKV from the coding sequence ATGGCCCCGCTGCCGCCATACCTGCGCGAGCTGCAGATCGAGATCCAGGGCTACGCCGACGCCTACGGGCTCAGCTACTTCCCGCAGGTCTTCGAGATGGTCGACTACCGGCAGATGTGCGAGATCGCCAGCTACGGTGGCTTCCCCGTGCGCTATCCGCATTGGCGCTTCGGCATGGAATACGACCACATGGTCAAGAGCCACACCTACGGGCTCTCGAAGATCTACGAGCTGGTGATCAACACCGACCCTTGCTACGCGTACCTGCTCGAGGGCAACAGCCAGGTCGACCAGAAGCTCGTGATGGCCCACGTGTACGGCCACAACGACTTCTTCCGCAACAACCAGTACTTCTCGCGCACCGACCGGCGCATGATCGATCTGATGGCGAACAACGCCGCCCGCGTGCGGCGCTACATGGACCGCCACGGTGTGAACACGGTCGAGAGCTTCATCGACAACTGCCTCTCGCTCGACAACCTCATCGATCCGTGGCTCGCCTATCGTGATCCACGTCCGCGCGCGGCCGAGCCGACGCCCGAGGTCCACGACGACGACCGCGTGCGGCTGCAGAACCAGCGCACGTACCTCGAGGACTACATCAACCCGCCCGAGTTCGTCGCCGAGCAGCGCCAGCGCCAACGCGAGAAGCGGGAAGAGGCCAAGCGAAAGAACCCGCTGCAGCCCGAGCGCGACGTGCTGGGCTTCTTGATGCAGTTCGCGCCGCTCGAGTCATGGGAGGCCGACGTGCTCGGCATCCTGCGCGAGGAGGCCTACTACTTCCTGCCGCAGATGCAGACCAAGATCATGAACGAGGGCTGGGCCAGCTACTGGCACTCGCGCATCATGACCGAGAAGGCGCTGCGCGATGACGAGGTCATCGACTACGCCGACGTCGTGTCGGGCGTGTTCGCCAGCGCGCCAGGCCAGCTGAACCCCTACAAGCTCGGCGTGGAGCTGTACCGCGACATCGAGCGCCGCTGGGATCAGGGCAAGTTCGGACCCGAGTGGGAGCGCTGCGATCGGCTCGACGAGCGCACCGGCTGGGACAAGCGCCTGGGCCTCGGCAAGGCCAAGATCTTCGAGGTCCGTCGGCTCTACAACGACGTCACCTTCATCGACGAGTTCTTCACGATGGACTTCGCGCGCGAGCAGAAGTACTTCACGTTCCAGGAGAACCGTCGCACCGGTCGCCTCGAGATCGAGAGCCGCGAGTTCGATCAGATCAAGCAGCGTCTGCTGGGCGCGCTGACCAACTTCGGCCAGCCGTTCATCTACGTGGTCGATAGCAACTACCTCAATCGCGGCGAGCTGCTGCTCGGCCACCGCCACGAGGGCACCGACCTCAAGCTCGACTACGCCCGCGACACGCTGCGTGCGGTCGAGCGGGTGTGGCGACGCCCGGTCGCGCTGCTCACCGTGATCGACGACAAGCCCAAGCGCATCCGCTTCGACGGCAGTGAAATCGGCATCGCCGAGGAGCCCGAGGCCTTCAAGGTCTGA
- a CDS encoding DUF444 family protein has protein sequence MISRIDKDHSRFREIVRGKIRQNLRKYISRGDLMSRKGQDTVTIPMPQIDIPRFTLGGNQKQGVGQGEGEPGDPVGGDPQQGQGSGKAGEGEGEKSLEVEVTLDELAAILGEELGLPRIEPRGTQSLDTKKDRYVSLRRTGPESLRSFKATFKRALRRQVASGTFKKDLPIIVPIREDRRYRSWRTDPRPQSNAVIIYMMDVSGSMGDEQKEIVRIESFWIDTWLRSQYQGLESRYIIHDATARVVDREVFFRTRESGGTMISSAYRVCSDLIEKEFPPENWNIYAFHFSDGDNWSVDDTATCINLLRDTLLPACNQFGYGQVESPYGSGQFIKDIRAAFPSDPKLVTSEVTGKDDIMDSIREFLKGGR, from the coding sequence ATGATCTCCCGCATCGACAAGGACCACAGCCGCTTCCGCGAGATCGTCCGCGGGAAGATCCGCCAGAACCTGCGCAAGTACATCTCGCGCGGTGACCTGATGAGCCGCAAGGGCCAGGACACCGTGACGATCCCGATGCCGCAGATCGACATCCCGCGCTTCACGCTGGGTGGCAATCAGAAGCAGGGGGTCGGGCAGGGCGAAGGCGAGCCCGGCGATCCCGTCGGCGGCGATCCCCAGCAGGGCCAGGGCTCGGGCAAGGCCGGCGAGGGCGAGGGCGAGAAGAGCCTCGAGGTCGAGGTCACGCTCGACGAGCTCGCGGCGATCCTCGGCGAGGAGCTGGGGCTGCCCCGCATCGAGCCCCGCGGCACGCAGTCGCTCGACACCAAGAAGGACCGCTACGTCAGCCTGCGACGCACCGGCCCCGAGAGCCTTCGATCGTTCAAGGCCACCTTCAAGCGCGCACTGCGGCGGCAGGTCGCCAGCGGTACCTTCAAGAAGGACTTGCCGATCATCGTGCCGATCCGCGAGGACCGGCGCTACCGCAGCTGGCGCACCGACCCGCGGCCCCAGAGCAATGCGGTGATCATCTATATGATGGACGTGTCCGGCTCGATGGGCGACGAGCAGAAGGAGATCGTGCGCATCGAGTCGTTCTGGATCGACACCTGGCTGCGCAGCCAGTACCAGGGCCTCGAGTCGCGCTACATCATCCACGACGCGACCGCGCGCGTGGTCGATCGCGAGGTCTTCTTCCGCACCCGCGAGTCGGGCGGCACGATGATCAGCTCGGCCTACCGCGTGTGCTCCGATCTCATCGAGAAGGAGTTCCCGCCCGAGAACTGGAACATCTACGCGTTCCACTTCTCCGACGGCGACAACTGGTCGGTCGATGACACCGCGACCTGCATCAACCTGCTGCGCGACACGCTGCTGCCGGCCTGCAACCAGTTCGGCTACGGCCAGGTCGAGAGCCCCTACGGCTCGGGCCAGTTCATCAAGGACATCCGCGCCGCGTTCCCCAGCGATCCCAAGCTCGTGACCAGCGAGGTCACCGGCAAGGACGACATCATGGATTCGATCCGCGAGTTCCTGAAGGGAGGCCGCTGA